The sequence below is a genomic window from Thermoflavifilum sp..
TTATCTGGCGCTGTTGCCAGCAGTAGCCTTCTTCTGGTGGTTACATCAACGAAGAAAAGAGCCGGTAACAACATATTTCTTAGCAGGTGCATGGATTTTATTTTTAACCGGCATCATTTCATTTCATGCAGCCATCCTGTCTGATGCTCCAATGCCTTCTTATGGCATGCATATATTTTCGCTTAAATTGTTGATGATAGGAAGCGTATGTGCACTGGTTTGTTTTTTAATGAGTATTGTTCATCATGTAAGAAGGGCACAAACAGAAACCATAATCCGGCAGCAGGGATTGATTCAACAGATGAGCAGGGAAATGCAGAAGTTAACCGATGATTTGCAATGTTTTGAAAAAACCTTTACCGAGAACAGTAAACAACTGGAAACTTTATCAAAGGAATTAAACGAACAACGCCGGATGAAGCTGGAGGCCGAATATCAATTGAAATCAAATGAGCTTGAGCTTAAAGCGATTCGGGCACAGATGAATCCTCATTTTATATTCAATTGTTTGAACTCCATTCAACTTTTTATCATGCAAAAGCATGATGAACTGGCACAGGAATATCTCTCTGATTTCTCATTACTCATCCGGCAAACACTGGAGATGTCTCGACTGAACTTTGTATCTCTTGAAGAAGAAATACGCTATCTTCAAACTTATTTAAGGCTGGAAAAAATGCGCTTCGAAGAAAGAATGGATTATGAAATCGTCGTAGATCCGGAAATTGATCCGAATCGAATAGAAATTCCAACGATGTTATTACAACCCTATGTGGAAAATGCTGTAAAACACGGCATCAATCATCCCCGACACAAGGGCAAAATTACCATTCATTTTGAAGAGCAATCTGATGTCCTGGTGTGCTCCATCGAAGATAACGGTATGGGTATTAAACGTACGAAAGCCATGGGCATGGATAATTTTAGAAAATATCTGATAGCCGGTATGGAGTTAAGTAAAGCTCGCGCCGAGTGGATCAACAAATTGTTTCATACCGAGATTCGGATTGAAGTGATTGATAAGGAAGAAAAGTTTGGCGATATGTCGGGCACGCTGGTGCGTATCTGGGTGCCGCAGGCATGATCGCTTGAGTTGATTGTTTTACCCCAAAAACTACATGGTATGCAACCTGATGCCATCCGCGTGCTGGTGGTGGATGATGAGCCCGATAGCTATGCCATCATTAACCTGATGCTTTCTCGACAACATGAACATCCTGTCGAAATATGTCTGCATGCAATTGATTTATCGCAGGCTCAATCACTCATTCAACGCTGGCATCCCGATTGGATTATTGTTGACCTTGATCTTACAGAAGCACATGGGTTTTCTATTGTAGAATTACTGTCGGATGGGGATCATGTGGAATTAACTTTCATCACTGCCCATGAACCCGAAGCTGCTGATATCCTGGTTTTCAGTGAAATGCATCTATTGCAAAAGCCGCTGAATAAAAAGGCGTTGATGGATCTGCTTGACGACATACGCAACCATCAAGCCTATCAGGATAAATATATTCGACTGAAAACATTTAAACACAATATCATTCAATCACAGGAT
It includes:
- a CDS encoding histidine kinase is translated as MAILWLCSRTATAGAFQADTLMLSQSFTDTALDIKSYTATFNDSAHTFSIEQIIHQYFLSPRNFHDIPWPNPSIHDFWLKISIFNPGVQRDDIYWYAGYPDHAYFYAPQPDGTYRLTAKAGLMEKGSGWEKWNRFAFLLHLPANSTSTFYLHIINQYDVENPLFSKLYPVDAWNQFALQQDLQFTPLSQWVFFISGLLCIIGVLAIIGYIKTHEKAYVILGLFSLALILYFFAQLSAYPYQSSLFSFWPILQYVFDISGPLLCFYLPFLLLSRHIISVYPASRKLMRIFQYVSILIVLLVAVQWIAMTVEHYHTARMVYIFFFYLALLPAVAFFWWLHQRRKEPVTTYFLAGAWILFLTGIISFHAAILSDAPMPSYGMHIFSLKLLMIGSVCALVCFLMSIVHHVRRAQTETIIRQQGLIQQMSREMQKLTDDLQCFEKTFTENSKQLETLSKELNEQRRMKLEAEYQLKSNELELKAIRAQMNPHFIFNCLNSIQLFIMQKHDELAQEYLSDFSLLIRQTLEMSRLNFVSLEEEIRYLQTYLRLEKMRFEERMDYEIVVDPEIDPNRIEIPTMLLQPYVENAVKHGINHPRHKGKITIHFEEQSDVLVCSIEDNGMGIKRTKAMGMDNFRKYLIAGMELSKARAEWINKLFHTEIRIEVIDKEEKFGDMSGTLVRIWVPQA
- a CDS encoding response regulator — its product is MQPDAIRVLVVDDEPDSYAIINLMLSRQHEHPVEICLHAIDLSQAQSLIQRWHPDWIIVDLDLTEAHGFSIVELLSDGDHVELTFITAHEPEAADILVFSEMHLLQKPLNKKALMDLLDDIRNHQAYQDKYIRLKTFKHNIIQSQDLPLLAVPAQQSWKSFSMSEILYISHQEGLALLGLHDTRLLTEKSFQDYLRLFTRQTGFIQIHPQHVVQSIHISDVDTDRLEIIMNNGITLPVSAHKLQTLLRMLS